From a region of the Solanum stenotomum isolate F172 chromosome 2, ASM1918654v1, whole genome shotgun sequence genome:
- the LOC125856362 gene encoding putative late blight resistance protein homolog R1B-12: MEVVETCGEGTLSSAKPSNILSITSIYDDDEVVGFEKDSAFIMKKLTQGKERDVISIYGMPGLGKTTLARKVYCNPDIVYHFDVKAWCAVSQAYNRRMLLTEIFKQVTNADSEIEEDDIIADMLRKSLIGKRYLIVLDDIWDVEAWEDLEKCFPQGEYGSKVMVTTRIEQVAKQLQHHGDPYYLTFLEPEESWKLLEKKVFRRESCPPDLQEAGLQVATHCKGLPLVVVLVAGIIAKMERKASLWLDVANDLSSIALGEQSMKVIQSSYDHLEDHLKCCLLYMGLFPEDHKIPVDDLLKLWMAEEFVLNAERENMEEASLICLSDLLNRSLIMVSGMRINRDVEYCSLHDVVREFCLRKLTEVTYMHSMESRLCIYIHDDLVKQLDHSEYKLDRIPMLNFTETNSLEFIVHPKYNAWNNQYSNPLDLLVKLRFVRALHLMDVELPNSWATAMESLTQLRYLALFVKHFELKWISHLHHLQTLQLKSYKKLHLKAATLWEMKKLRHMNIDSFSVVWEDINDEGKCSTTMLKNMKTIHTCNILLDNRNPRFWWRFPNLEELSFCINGLPSCSLFPLQQVHTRLHSLFVQLPDHIFWNTYGWESYFVFPPNLRHLCLTGCFLTEEMVLNIARLKKLETLRLEMGFRWTRRGGYCWDITNVEFPALKYLTLFSMQIVEWKASDDSFPVLEELSIESAQYFKEIPPSFADIPTLRLIQLTNCIDSLGVSAMNIKRHMDEMAGNDRLQVVIKRI, from the exons ATGGAAGTTGTTGAGACTTGTGGAGAAGGAACTCTTTCTTCTGCAAAGCCTTCCAACATACTTAGTATTACATCaatttatgatgatgatgaagttgtggGTTTTGAGAAAGATTCAGCTTTTATAATGAAGAAATTGACACAAGGAAAGGAGCGGGATGTTATCTCCATCTATGGAATGCCTGGACTCGGTAAAACAACTTTGGCAAGAAAGGTATACTGCAATCCCGATATTGTTTATCACTTTGATGTTAAAGCATGGTGTGCTGTGTCGCAAGCATATAATAGGAGGATGTTATTGACTGAGATTTTCAAACAAGTAACAAATGCTGATAGCGAAATCGAAGAGGACGATATCATAGCTGACATGTTGCGCAAGAGTCTAATAGGAAAGAGATACCTTATCGTGTTAGATGACATTTGGGATGTCGAGGCATGGGAAGATttggaaaaatgttttcctcagGGTGAATATGGAAGCAAAGTAATGGTCACAACACGAATTGAACAAGTGGCTAAGCAACTTCAGCACCACGGTGATCCTTATTATCTTACATTTCTAGAGCCCGAAGAGAGTTGGAAATTATTGGAGAAGAAGGTATTTCGAAGAGAGAGTTGTCCCCCGGATCTACAGGAAGCAGGGTTACAAGTCGCCACACACTGCAAAGGATTGCCTCTTGTGGTTGTCCTGGTTGCTGGAATTATTGCAAAAATGGAAAGGAAGGCATCCTTGTGGCTTGACGTTGCCAATGACTTGAGTTCCATTGCTTTAGGAGAGCAGAGCATGAAGGTAATACAATCCAGTTATGACCATTTAGAAGACCACTTGAAGTGTTGCCTTCTTTACATGGGATTGTTCCCAGAGGACCATAAGATTCCAGTGGATGATCTGCTGAAGTTGTGGATGGCTGAAGAGTTTGTATTGAATGCCGAAAGAGAGAACATGGAGGAAGCATCTCTAATTTGCTTGAGCGATTTGCTGAACAGAAGCCTAATAATGGTCTCCGGAATGAGAATTAATCGTGATGTAGAATACTGCTCACTTCATGATGTAGTGCGTGAGTTCTGCTTGAGAAAACTCACAGAAGTCACTTATATGCATTCCATGGAATCACGGTTATGCATTTATATTCATGATGATCTTGTTAAACAATTAGATCATTCTGAATACAAGCTGGATAGGATTCCAATGCTCAATTTCACAGAAACAAATTCTTTGGAGTTCATTGTTCATCCAAAATACAATGCATGGAATAACCAATATTCAAATCCTTTAGATTTACTTGTTAAATTAAGATTTGTTCGGGCATTGCATTTGATGGATGTGGAATTGCCAAATTCATGGGCTACTGCTATGGAATCGCTAACTCAGTTGAGGTACCTTGCactttttgtcaaacattttgaaTTGAAGTGGATATCACACCTACACCATCTCCAAACTCTACAGCTCAAGTCATACAAGAAGTTACACCTAAAGGCTGCTACTTTATGGGAAATGAAGAAGCTAAGGCATATGAATATAGACAGTTTTTCGGTGGTATGGGAAGACATTAATGACGAAGGAA AATGTTCAACAACTATGCTAAAGAACATGAAGACTATTCACACTTGCAATATATTGTTGGATAATAGGAATCCAAGGTTCTGGTGGAGGTTTCCAAATCTTGAAGAGCTCAGCTTCTGCATTAACGGTTTACCTAGTTGTTCCTTGTTTCCCTTACAGCAAGTTCATACTCGCCTTCATTCTCTTTTTGTGCAGTTACCTGACCATATTTTCTGGAATACATATGGATGGGAGAGCTATTTTGTGTTCCCTCCAAATCTTAGGCATCTGTGCCTTACTGGCTGTTTCTTGACAGAGGAAATGGTTTTAAACATTGCAAGATTGAAGAAGCTTGAGACTCTCAGATTAGAGATGGGATTTCGTTGGACGAGACGTGGGGGTTATTGCTGGGACATCACAAATGTGGAGTTTCCGGCACTCAAATACTTGACATTATTCAGTATGCAGATAGTTGAATGGAAAGCCTCAGATGATTCCTTTCCTGTGCTTGAGGAGCTATCTATAGAGTCTGCTCAATACTTCAAGGAGATCCCCCCTAGCTTTGCGGATATTCCAACACTAAGACTTATTCAACTGACTAACTGCATCGACTCTCTAGGGGTTTCAGCTATGAATATCAAAAGACACATGGATGAAATGGCAGGAAATGACCGTCTCCAAGTTGTTATAAAACGTATTTAA